The Fusarium oxysporum Fo47 chromosome II, complete sequence genome includes a region encoding these proteins:
- a CDS encoding Sec23-binding domain of Sec16-domain-containing protein, which translates to MASESPKATDLATMPNHPDPTSSTEAPAHATSSTTPDAVAQADVPTSPDVSSQKDQNSSEQNGAANAWPSHEDDDDDSNEWLASDGAVPNQTQEETAFEETELEVASQPKAPVSQHSSSMSFARTVSHEISFGDEEEGEWNLSRTDTDPFKFMPPTDRTNSFPPVPPAHTNSEVEDQQPLPSNQALDVLEETEKEADAEEELYQREETTDGLDAPRRGHSSSISIGGDLKSPEGHDSDERYEEGMPLIPPPEKENHEVPSEQPNHTLSDSFDDETTEGDDFFSQVQGSEPASDEKPAPALERKSTMQVLDSMNAGAISNKSALEGTPEEEEEDEEEDSSDDDEDSDEDSEEDKKAAQPAPTPASSDPAPAAPDSSPAKKEDLASKWEQAFADDEDDDFLLEENVGDDKQVDPAAFFGSDDEGFLEDEEPAPAPASAPAPTSRQPSGSNPYMPQVPATHPAPSPYAPSMQVPAAAAPQTSAYNTPAPVVTPFGTAPQYGQPPPARPDMSKAQSFADKSKGGYHSPYDLPTDLVTNLVKPRKRASMQQLSQANQLHAPVQPPPRSASVGMPAPPTRLTPPSSSHGLPSHQQSTAPPKPTTPGAQHKENFFEELPMTSRPRPSSRTSQRALSPARNAPPMAHAPHIPSPLAPAAPNHTAPPPLPTTAVTPGESYSEPPSQPALVPGAGLVAPERVSPYAALTTSANHMPPPASTSASRYSPAPGTSHTAPPAPASSRYSPAPPVPKSHGSYGAVATSGPGPVLPHQPRTSSPLTHSESAHFEPRMSRVSSLPPTREVDEEDEQQTPTRSASATHAIPHHDSRYNPASPPKSTQTPPPPSYAGQLTLSPPKQSGPYAPHAPPTAQAGFVPPPRAQTQSPSASFGHKQAQRSSDSARRPSSAHSHSYPSPVGAKPAPSPYAPVAPTAPMAPAPGVSTVRTRGQSITMNMVAPTDGREHDELQRWKGVPIISWGVGGTVVTSFPKSVPRYGINQTVPMVVRTPGEVKVQSVKDIEPLHEHVAKFPGPLRGKSKKKETIGWLSAGIELLEKDLPDVSFHSQLSLEAKRAVERLLLWKIMRIFIENDGILEGNPTVEAAVRDVLSPGENTSSARDDALFPAAASFDTGVPSITSMQADGVDVSSMDQIRHHLLRGDRDKAVWALVDKRLWGHAMLISHTVEGDLYKRVAQEFVRKEVNYPGHANESMAALYKILSGNLEDCVDELVPVHARAGLQLMSTGGGSGPTKDTLDGLDKWRETLSLVLSNRSTDDIQGLNALGNLLSSYGRAEAAHICFIFGRHASIFGGLDDPSANFVLIGADHRQQSDQFAKETEALQLSEVYEYGLSLAGGALAAAGTPHLAAYKLEHAMTLAEYGHRDKAMQYCDAILTAMSSQTKRSPYHHHVLETAVEDFMLRLKQAPKEESGSWISKPSMNKVSDSMWNRFNKFVAGDDNEENNGGTGEAGPFNRPSGEFSRSPSVSNFDVYGQQSPSFGMTPAQPSASIAASKYAPNISTPAASANLYSPTSQYTPGRSSTEYAPNSYEPSYPGAASADRGEGYTPSVPQSEPTSAGLGGPAGLAPAAHITQGYSPAGYQPYGMPASTSMGNDEKPADSSSQGFQPLSYGYEPPQMSSNPPEQASEHNTGESGNGGYEPPSFQPYGYEPPSYEPQSTAEDDDEQPKPKKKSFMDDDEDDFPSMKPTEKSKAEKDRENDEMFRKAAEEDAKRAAAQQSSKKGWGFGGWFGGSKKAPLEQTSSGDSSPGKPIRAKLGEASSFVYDPELKRWVNKKPGAENTPAKTATPPPPKAGPRSVSGTPPPPTGTPPPPLVTSNSAPPPLMPPKVRAGTPELSKQASTESLGLAPPAMARSVSNTSNASAPPSRPTTSMSNASSIDDLLSVAPRKASDKKKPRKGGRYVDVMAK; encoded by the exons ATGGCTTCTGAATCGCCAAAAGCGACAGATCTGGCCACGATGCCAAACCATCCCGACCCTACCAGCTCCACCGAGGCTCCCGCACACGCGACGTCATCTACAACCCCAGACGCGGTCGCCCAAGCCGATGTGCCTACAAGTCCAGACGTGTCGTCACAAAAGGATCAAAACTCTTCGGAACAAAATGGCGCCGCCAACGCCTGGCCGTCAcacgaagatgacgacgatgacagCAATGAATGGTTAGCATCCGATGGTGCAGTCCCTAACCAAACACAAGAGGAAACCGCCTTCGAAGAAACCGAACTCGAAGTTGCTTCACAACCTAAGGCACCTGTATCTCAGCACTCAAGTTCCATGTCATTCGCTCGCACAGTGTCTCACGAAATCAGCTTCggagatgaggaggaaggtGAATGGAACTTGAGTCGCACTGATACCGACCCTTTCAAGTTCATGCCGCCTACCGACCGAACAAACTCTTTCCCACCTGTGCCACCCGCCCACACAAATTCCGAAGTAGAGGACCAACAGCCTCTTCCTTCCAATCAGGCCTTGGACGTTTTAGAGGAAACCGAGAAGGAAGCGGATGCAGAGGAGGAGCTATACCAGCGAGAGGAGACGACAGATGGGCTAGATGCACCTAGGCGAGGACACTCCTCCTCGATATCTATTGGGGGAGATTTAAAGAGTCCAGAGGGCCATGATTCTGATGAACGATATGAAGAAGGGATGCCACTTATCCCCCCACCCGAGAAAGAAAATCATGAGGTTCCCAGTGAACAACCAAACCACACTTTAAGCGACTCGTTCGACGATGAAACCACGGAAGGCGATGATTTCTTCAGTCAAGTTCAAGGCTCTGAGCCGGCATCTGATGAGAAACCTGCCCCTGCTTTGGAACGAAAATCGACAATGCAGGTTTTGGATTCCATGAACGCAGGCGCCATCTCGAACAAGTCTGCACTTGAGGGAACCcccgaagaggaagaggaagacgaggaggaggacagcagtgatgatgacgaggataGCGATGAAGACAGCGAGGAGGACAAAAAGGCAGCGCAGCCTGCGCCAACACCTGCTTCATCCGACCCAGCTCCTGCGGCACCCGACTCCTCCCCAGCTAAGAAGGAAGACCTTGCATCAAAATGGGAACAAGCTTTCgccgatgacgaagatgacgattTTCTGCTTGAAGAGAATGTGGGAGATGACAAGCAAGTTGACCCAGCTGCCTTCTTTGGAAGCGATGATGAAGGTTtcttggaggatgaggagcCAGCCCCAGCTCCAGCTTCGGCGCCTGCCCCTACCTCACGTCAACCTTCTGGCTCCAATCCCTATATGCCGCAGGTACCAGCTACTCACCCAGCGCCATCTCCGTATGCTCCCAGCATGCAAGTTCCTGCGGCTGCTGCTCCCCAAACCTCGGCATATAATACTCCAGCACCTGTCGTAACACCTTTCGGTACAGCTCCTCAATACGGCCAGCCTCCGCCAGCACGTCCTGATATGTCCAAGGCGCAAAGCTTCGCGGATAAGTCAAAGGGAGGTTACCACTCACCGTATGACCTGCCTACTGATCTTGTCACCAACCTGGTGAAGCCTCGAAAGAGGGCGAGCATGCAACAGCTTTCTCAAGCTAATCAGCTTCATGCTCCAGTTCAACCCCCGCCTAGAAGTGCAAGCGTTGGCATGCCGGCTCCCCCAACGAGACTCACTCCTCCTTCCTCTAGCCATGGCCTGCCTAGCCACCAACAATCTACAGCACCTCCCAAACCCACAACTCCTGGTGCGCAACACAAGGAGAACTTCTTTGAGGAGTTGCCCATGACATCTAGACCACGGCCTAGTTCACGGACAAGCCAGAGGGCCCTATCTCCCGCGCGAAATGCGCCCCCAATGGCTCACGCACCACATATCCCTTCACCATTAGCACCCGCGGCGCCAAACCATACGGCTCCACCACCTTTGCCAACTACGGCGGTCACACCTGGTGAATCGTACAGCGAGCCCCCCAGCCAGCCGGCTCTTGTTCCAGGCGCTGGCCTGGTTGCGCCTGAGAGAGTCAGTCCTTATGCTGCCCTGACCACTTCTGCCAACCACATGCCTCCGCCCGCCTCGACAAGCGCTTCTCGGTATTCTCCTGCACCTGGTACAAGCCATACTGCCCCGCCGGCTCCTGCAAGCAGTCGTTATTCACCAGCACCTCCCGTCCCCAAGAGCCACGGTTCTTACGGAGCCGTGGCAACTTCTGGCCCCGGACCTGTGCTCCCACATCAGCCTAGGACATCAAGCCCGTTGACCCATTCTGAGAGTGCTCACTTTGAGCCAAGGATGAGCCGAGTTTCGTCTCTGCCACCCACACGTGAGGtagatgaggaggatgagcaACAGACTCCCACTAGATCTGCGAGCGCTACTCATGCCATACCTCATCATGATTCGAGATATAACCCTGCATCTCCTCCAAAGTCCACACAGACACCACCCCCTCCAAGCTATGCTGGCCAACTTACCCTCTCGCCTCCCAAGCAATCGGGTCCATATGCGCCCCATGCCCCGCCAACAGCGCAGGCTGGCTTTGTACCACCTCCTCGCGCTCAGACGCAATCGCCAAGCGCATCCTTCGGCCATAAGCAGGCTCAGAGGTCCTCAGACTCAGCACGCCGACCTTCGTCTGCCCACTCACACTCCTATCCTTCTCCAGTAGGCGCAAAGCCAGCCCCTTCACCTTATGCTCCAGTGGCTCCCACTGCTCCGATGGCCCCAGCCCCTGGTGTCTCAACTGTCCGTACTCGCGGCCAGTCTATCACAATGAACATGGTTGCGCCCACTGATGGGCGGGAGCATGATGAGCTTCAGCGATGGAAAGGAGTGCCTATTATCTCATGGGGCGTTGGCGGTACTGTCGTTACCTCTTTCCCCAAGAGCGTTCCTCGGTATGGCATAAACCAGACTGTTCCGATGGTTGTACGAACACCAGGGGAAGTCAAGGTCCAGAGTGTTAAGGACATTGAGCCGCTCCACGAGCATGTGGCTAAATTCCCAGGTCCTCTCAGGGGCAAatcaaagaagaaagagaccATCGGATGGCTCAGTGCTGGAATTGAGCTACTCGAAAAAGATCTTCCTGATGTCTCTTTTCACTCCCAACTCTCTCTCGAGGCAAAGAGAGCTGTCGAGCGTCTACTCCTATGGAAGATTATGCGTATCTTCATCGAGAACGATGGAATACTGGAAGGTAACCCTACTGTGGAGGCAGCTGTTCGAGATGTCCTCTCGCCTGGTGAAAACACATCGTCTGCACGTGATGATGCGCTTTTCCCTGCCGCTGCTAGTTTTGACACAGGAGTACCCTCGATTACCTCAATGCAAGCCGATGGTGTCGATGTCTCATCCATGGATCAAattcgtcatcatcttctgagGGGCGATCGAGACAAGGCTGTTTGGGCTCTGGTTGATAAACGACTATGGGGTCACGCCATGCTGATCTCACATACCGTGGAAGGCGATCTCTACAAACGCGTGGCACAGGAATTCGTTCGCAAAGAAGTTAACTACCCTGGTCACGCCAACGAGTCTATGGCTGCACTGTACAAGATTCTTTCTGGAAACCTTGAAGATTGCGTGGATGAATTAGTTCCTGTCCATGCTCGGGCTGGTCTTCAACTGATGTCCACTGGCGGGGGCTCAGGACCTACCAAGGATACACTCGACGGATTGGACAAGTGGAGAGAGACTCTTTCTCTTGTCTTGAGCAACCGAAGCACCGATGATATCCAGGGATTGAATGCCCTCGGAAATCTGCTCTCTAGCTATGGGCGAGCTGAGGCAGCCCACATTTGCTTCATCTTTGGCCGCCATGCGTCTATTTTCGGTGGTCTTGACGACCCCAGCGCCAACTTCGTGCTCATTGGAGCTGATCATAGGCAACAGTCTGACCAGTTTGCCAAGGAAACAGAGGCACTACAGCTCAGCGAGGTCTATGAGTATGGCCTATCTCTTGCAGGAGGAGCTCTTGCAGCTGCAGGCACACCTCATCTTGCTGCCTACAAGCTCGAACATGCAATGACGCTTGCTGAGTATGGCCACCGGGACAAGGCAATGCAGTACTGCGACGCCATCTTGACGGCAATGTCCTCCCAAACTAAGCGATCGCCataccatcatcatgttCTGGAGACCGCTGTTGAAGACTTCATGTTGAGACTGAAGCAAGCGCCGAAGGAGGAGAGTGGCTCATGGATCTCCAAGCCAAGCATGAACAAGGTCTCGGATAGCATGTGGAACCGATTCAATAAGTTCGTCGCAGGTGATGACAATGAGGAGAACAATGGAGGTACTGGAGAGGCAGGACCGTTTAACCGCCCCTCTGGAGAGTTTAGTCGTTCGCCTTCGGTTTCTAACTTTGACGTCTACGGTCAGCAGTCACCTAGCTTCGGCATGACACCTGCTCAACCATCGGCAAGCATTGCAGCATCCAAATACGCGCCGAATATTTCGACGCCCGCTGCTTCCGCGAACCTTTACTCTCCCACATCTCAGTACACACCTGGACGAAGTTCTACCGAATATGCCCCTAACTCATACGAACCTTCCTACCCTGGTGCTGCCTCGGCTGACCGAGGTGAAGGCTACACCCCGTCCGTTCCTCAGTCTGAGCCGACCAGTGCTGGCCTTGGTGGACCGGCAGGCCTTGCGCCAGCTGCTCATATTACGCAGGGTTACTCTCCTGCTGGATACCAGCCCTATGGAatgccagcatcaacatcaatggGCAACGATGAGAAGCCTGCCGATAGTTCGTCACAGGGGTTCCAGCCTCTCAGTTACGGATACGAGCCGCCTCAAATGTCCTCAAACCCACCTGAGCAGGCAAGTGAGCACAATACTGGAGAGAGCGGTAATGGCGGCTACGAGCCGCCTTCATTCCAGCCTTACGGTTATGAGCCTCCATCATATGAGCCTCAGTCCACtgctgaggatgacgatgagcaGCCCAAAcctaagaagaagagtttcatggatgatgacgaagacgacttCCCTTCCATGAAACCCACCGAGAAATCCAAGGCGGAGAAGGACAGGGAGAACGACGAGATGTTCCGTAAGGCTGCCGAGGAGGATG CCAAGCGTGCAGCTGCCCAACAGTCGTCCAAGAAGGGCTGGGGTTTCGGTGGCTGGTTCGGAGGTAGCAAGAAAGCGCCCCTTGAGCAGACCTCATCTGGTGATTCTTCTCCTGGCAAGCCCATCCGGGCGAAGCTGGGTGAAGCCAGCAGCTTTGTATACGATCCTGAACTAAAGCGATGGGTCAATAAGAAGCCAGGCGCCGAGAACACACCAGCCAAGACTGCTACACCTCCTCCCCCCAAGGCTGGCCCTCGCTCTGTCTCTGGAACTCCCCCGCCTCCCACTGGcactcctccaccaccttTGGTTAC
- a CDS encoding P-loop containing nucleoside triphosphate hydrolase protein, giving the protein MAPSINEKENEKVAGGSDATSAPEDAVVNAEGGDAPNAGEEGEIEGSWGDYKRILTYAGPTEYLMQGIALVAAIGSGAGIALQNLIFGQFITTITDFTSGDSQPSKFRKEVADLALYFVYLGIGRFVLSYIWNVFLTYSSYRIVRNIRKEYLRAALRQEVAYYDFGSGGSIATQATSNGRLIQTGIAEKLGLFFQGIAAFLTAFIVAFVVQWKLTLICLCIAPATIIVMTVVATMEAVHEVKILEIHGQANSLAEGILASVRTVHAFEMRARLVDKFDKHLEEAHTVGKKISILFGLMFSADYTIIYLGFGLAFWQGVRMLSTGEIKSSGVIFTVLLSVVIAAVQLTQLTPYTIDFSRAMSGAAQLFTLIDRASAIDPLSKDGETPSETVGHVELENVSFAYPTRPGVTVLEDFSLNVPAGKVTALVGQSGSGKSTIVGLIERWYNPKSGTIKLDGRPIDKLNLNWLRRNVRLVQQEPVLFEGSVFDNIKHGLVGTEWENSPAEQQMERIQEAAKMAFAHNFIMELPEGYNTQIGQRGGLLSGGQKQRVAIARSVVSQPKVLLLDEATSALDPHAESVVQQALDKASEGRTTIVIAHKLATIRKADNIVVMSKGSIIEQGSHESLIAQDGAYAKLVKIQNLAVENDPNNVSTDEEEEVAPEGDKEELGLSKTVTQYETHVQERLEAGKELGNYDNHKQMGIFYVVYRLIRESPEVAWSYFFVLAGCLGAVAAFPGQAILLAHVVEVFTLTGDRMRDRGDFYASMFIVLAAGLLVSYFALGYATNTIAQFLSHKLRKQSLRDMLRQDLQFFDRKENSTGALASRVDSNPQSILELMGFNVALILIAILNLAACSLLAIIHSWKLGLVVVCAGLPPLVSSGYFKIRLDAKLDRDTSKRYSTSASIASEAITAIRTVSSLAIEESVLDKYVDELNQAVTGSKNDLFRIMIFFALTQSIEYWFQALGFWYGCRLLSYGDISMYNFFVAFLGVFYSGQASAQLFQFSTSITKGVNAANYIFWLNQLQPSVQETPENRDNGPKSGGPVVLDDVRFSYPLRPHAPVLRGIDLDVKPGQFVALVGASGCGKSTMIAMLERFYDPSSGTISIANSALPTLNPRLYRRIIGLVQQEPTLFQGTIRENIALGVDDPETEGKDPATSVPDKRIEAALRAANAWDFVSSLPEGLDTQAGSNGAQLSGGQRQRIAIARALIRNPKVLLLDEATSALDTESEKIVQGALAEAAKEGDRITIAVAHRLSTIKDADKICVFLGGKITEAGTHQELLAQGGLYRKMCEAQALDS; this is encoded by the exons ATGGCTCCCAGCATTAACGAAAAGGAAAATGAAAAGGTCGCAGGTGGCAGCGATGCGACCTCAGCTCCTGAGGATGCTGTTGTCAACGCCGAGGGCGGCGATGCTCCCAATGctggagaagagggagaaatTGAGGGTTCTTGGGGTGACTACAAG CGTATCCTCACATATGCAGGTCCCACAGAGTATTTAATGCAAGGCATTGCTCTCGTCGCTGCCATAGGTTCAGGTGCCGGTATCGCTCTCCAGAACCTCATCTTTGGACAGTTCATCACCACAATTACCGACTTTACTTCTGGAGATTCTCAGCCTAGCAAGTTCCGAAAAGAAGTTGCTGATCTAGC ACTCTACTTTGTGTACCTTGGCATTGGTCGATTCGTTCTCTCCTACATCTGGAACGTCTTCCTCACCTACTCCTCTTACCGTATTGTACGCAACATTCGAAAGGAGTACCTTCGCGCGGCTCTTCGACAAGAGGTTGCCTACTATGACTTCGGAAGCGGCGGTTCCATCGCTACGCAGGCTACCTCCAACGGCCGCTTGATTCAGACCGGCATCGCTGAGAAACTTGGTCTTTTCTTTCAGGGCATCGCTGCCTTCCTCACTGCCTTCATTGTCGCTTTCGTCGTGCAGTGGAAGCTTACTCTGATCTGCTTATGTATTGCTCCGGCaaccatcatcgtcatgacTGTTGTTGCTACGATGGAAGCTGTTCACGAagtcaagatcctcgagattCACGGCCAAGCCAACTCGCTCGCTGAGGGTATCCTCGCCAGCGTGCGCACTGTTCACGCCTTTGAGATGCGAGCTAGACTCGTCGACAAGTTTGATAAACACCTCGAGGAAGCTCACACCGTTGGAAAGAAGATCTCCATTCTCTTTGGTCTCATGTTCTCTGCCGATTACACCATCATCTACCTCGGTTTCGGACTCGCTTTCTGGCAGGGTGTGCGTATGCTCTCAACTGGCGAAATCAAAAGCTCGGGTGTCATCTTCACGGTTCTCCTCTCCGTTGTCATTGCGGCTGTTCAGTTGACCCAGCTCACCCCGTACACTATCGACTTCAGCCGTGCCATGTCTGGTGCAGCACAGCTTTTCACTCTCATCGACCGAGCATCAGCTATCGACCCCCTTTCCAAGGATGGCGAGACACCATCCGAGACAGTTGGACATgtcgagcttgagaatgttTCGTTTGCCTATCCCACCAGACCTGGTGTCACTGTGCTAGAAGACTTCTCTCTTAACGTCCCCGCTGGTAAAGTCACGGCACTAGTAGGTCAATCAGGATCAGGCAAGAGCACTATTGTTGGTCTGATTGAGCGGTGGTACAACCCCAAATCTGGTACTATCAAACTGGACGGTCGTCCCATTGATAAGCTTAACCTCAACTGGCTCCGCCGAAACGTCCGTCTCGTCCAGCAAGAGCCTGTTCTCTTTGAGGGTTCTGTTTTCGACAACATTAAGCACGGTTTAGTTGGTACTGAATGGGAGAATTCACCTGCTGAACAACAGATGGAACGAATCCAGGAGGCTGCCAAGATGGCTTTTGCTCACAATTTCATCATGGAACTTCCAGAAGGTTACAACACACAAATCGGGCAACGAGGTGGACTTCTCTCTGGTGGTCAGAAACAGCGTGTTGCTATTGCTCGCAGTGTCGTATCGCAGCCCaaggttcttcttcttgacgaggCTACAAGCGCTCTTGATCCTCACGCCGAGAGTGTCGTTCAGCAAGCACTCGACAAAGCATCTGAAGGCCGCACTACCATCGTTATCGCTCACAAGCTCGCCACCATTCGCAAAGCTGATAACATCGTCGTCATGTCCAAGGGTTCTATCATCGAACAGGGCTCTCACGAGTCCCTAATTGCTCAAGATGGTGCTTACGCTAAACTCGTCAAGATTCAGAACCTTGCAGTTGAGAATGACCCCAATAATGTTTCGActgacgaagaagaggaagttGCCCCTGAAGGAGACAAGGAAGAGCTCGGTCTTAGCAAGACGGTTACCCAATACGAAACCCACGTCCAGGAGCGTCTCGAAGCTGGCAAGGAGCTTGGCAACTATGACAACCACAAACAAATGGGCATCTTTTATGTCGTTTATCGTCTCATTCGTGAGAGCCCAGAGGTTGCTTGGTCGtatttctttgttcttgcGGGTTGTTTAGGAGCTGTTGCAGCATTCCCCGGTCAGGCCATTCTGCTTGCGCACGTTGTCGAGGTCTTCACCCTCACTGGTGACAGGATGAGAGACCGCGGCGATTTCTACGCAAGCATGTTCATCGTTCTCGCAGCCGGTTTGTTAGTGTCGTACTTTGCTCTTGGCTATGCTACCAACACCATCGCTCAGTTCCTCAGCCACAAACTTCGCAAGCAGAGTCTCCGGGATATGCTTCGTCAAGACCTCCAGTTCTTTGACCGCAAGGAAAACAGCACTGGTGCTCTGGCCAGTCGCGTTGACTCCAATCCTCAATCGATCCTCGAGCTGATGGGCTTTAACGTGGCACTCATCCTCATTGCTATTCTCAACCTGGCTGCCTGCAGTCTCTTGGCTATAATTCACAGCTGGAAGTTGGGTCTGGTGGTCGTTTGCGCTGGCCTTCCTCCTTTGGTCAGCTCCGGTTACTTCAAGATTCGCCTCGACGCCAAACTGGACCGGGATACCTCGAAACGATACTCTACTAGCGCTTCAATTGCTTCCGAGGCTATCACTGCCATTCGAACCGTTTCTTCTCTGGCCATCGAGGAGTCAGTCTTGGACAAGtatgttgatgagctgaaTCAAGCCGTTACTGGATCAAAGAACGACCTTTTCCgtatcatgatcttcttTGCTCTGACTCAATCAATTGAGTATTGGTTTCAAGCTCTTGGTTTCTGGTATGGCTGCCGTCTTCTTTCATATGGCGACATCTCCATGTACAATTTCTTTGTCGCTTTCTTGGGAGTCTTCTACTCTGGTCAGGCTTCTGCTCAGCTCTTCCAATTCTCAACCAGTATCACCAAGGGAGTCAACGCTGCCAACTACATATTCTGGCTCAATCAGCTCCAGCCCAGCGTCCAAGAAACACCTGAGAATCGAGATAACGGTCCCAAGTCTGGAGGCCCGGTTGTTTTGGATGATGTCCGATTCTCGTACCCTCTTCGACCTCACGCCCCCGTTCTCCGCGGCATCGACTTAGATGTCAAGCCTGGACAATTTGTCGCGCTTGTTGGCGCGTCAGGCTGTGGAAAGTCAACTATGATAGCTATGCTTGAACGTTTCTATGATCCGTCAAGCGGTACAATCAGCATTGCTAACTCAGCACTTCCCACTCTCAACCCTCGCCTCTACCGTCGCATCATTGGTCTGGTTCAACAAGAGCCAACTCTTTTCCAGGGCACGATACGAGAGAATATTGCTCTTGGTGTCGATGATCCAGAGACCGAGGGTAAGGACCCTGCCACTTCGGTTCCTGACAAGCGGATTGAGGCAGCCCTCCGCGCAGCCAATGCATGGGACTTCGTCTCGTCTTTGCCCGAAGGTCTCGATACACAGGCTGGCTCAAACGGCGCGCAACTGTCTGGAGGACAGAGACAGCGAATCGCCATTGCCCGAGCCCTTATCCGTAATCCCAAggtccttctccttgatgaagCTACAAGTGCTCTTGATACTGAGAGCGAGAAAATTGTACAAGGCGCGTTGGCAGAAGCAGCGAAGGAAGGAGACCGCATTACCATTGCCGTTGCTCATCGCTTGAGCACAATCAAGGACGCTGACAAGATTTGTGTTTTCTTGGGTGGCAAAATCACAGAGGCGGGAACTCATCAAGAGCTGCTTGCTCAGGGAGGATTGTATCGAAAGATGTGTGAGGCACAGGCTCTGGACAGTTAG